The genomic region CCGTCCGAGGTTAGTGTGGTGCCGGAGAGGGATTGCACGTCGGGGCAGCCCGCCGCTCCACAGGTTTGCTccttgagaaaaaaaaactcaattgaAATGGATTCCTATTAATGGTGGTTAGCAAAATAGAGTGGATGATGGACTGGCTAGACTGCTTCCACTGACAATATAATTACaagcataatatatatattattatttatggtcACCATCTCACCATTATCGCGCGTGACGTGACAGTAGGTATGAGCACTCGTTTCTATGTTTCTAATGACGAATGGGCATTACACACAGGAAGTTATGTTGCGCGAAAACATGGATATACAtatgttaatttattattacctCATATTCTTCATCTGGAAAATACGAGTCATCAGGCGGTGGCCACCCCGGCACCGTCGCGTTTGTAGGCACAGCCGTGAAGAGGGCCGGAGACATGTCTTCGGGCCAGATGAGGAGCGCCCCGCCGAGCAGCAGGGACCCACACACCAGCCCTAGATCCTGCGCCGCCCGGAGCGCCCGCAGAGCCCTCCTTAAAGCTATCTTCCGTCTACACTCATCGCCCGCTGCCTGAGCTAATGTAGTCGCTGACGCACATAACGCAAGCGACATCGGAGACAAAGCGAAACCGCAAGCCCCATAAAGTGGAAGTAACACAGAAAGAGGAGTAGCAGCTATATGCGCTGTTAATAATATACAGACTAGAACGTGCGCCACCGTGATGACTACTCTAGTCCCAGTCTTTTGAAGAATTAAAGGGGAGAACGGTGCTACTAAAGCTGCTACCGTGTGCATGATTGCTAGCGGCATAGCTCCTGCTTCCGCGCCTGCGAAGGCTGTGAAAGGGAGCAGGGCAGTTGCGCAAAGGCCGCTGGCTACACAGAGGAGACTGAATCGTTGGACAACGGGTTTGGGGATCTTGGGGGGTTGGCGGGCGATGAGCCGGCGGACTGAAGCCGCGCCGACGGATGAGGCCACGGAGTCCCGGCGGCGGGAGGATGTGGGAATTGCGGGCGCTCTGGCTGAGGATTTCGGCTTCTTCCAGAGCCATTCTTTCTTGTATATTGTGCTTACAGGAATCTGTTGGAAGAAAAATAAGTCAAAGAGCTTCTCCGGAAGTACCTACATAGTAGATTTTTTACTCGCAAAGTAAAAGTAGACTGGTAGCTAGATTTAAATgtcgcaaaaaataaaaattctctaTATATATTGACCCATTAATCCATGTTTTTGGCCTatgcattgtttttgttgtCTTCGTCTCCATCAGCGATATTATCTTGTGGTAGGCTCTGCTTACATTAGAACATTCCCTGATACACTATGGATGTTATTGGTTTCTTTCTCTCCTACTTACTTGTTTGATAGCATGGTGTCGATGTGGATCAGAGACCGTGCGGGCTGCAGTGCGCACGGAGGCTGGCCGCGACCGCTCCGTCAAGTCCGGCAGGCTGCCCATGAGACTGCTTACACTATCTCATCTGTAACAATGATACCTACTCTTAACAGGGAAGATTATTATTTGGAAGTCCGTGCTTTTATCTGCTGTGACTGCTCTGCAATTATGTACGCCTTTTACCTAAGCTAAGCGGGTTATCTGGCGTCCAAAATACGGGATTATTCCCTACGAGGAAAACGTCCAAAGCTTACAAACTCAAAGCAAAAGGGTAGGAGTGTATGAAACCAAGccccctgcgggctcagcatggttccatttttatcgactatcactatggccgtcactttcgcacttacatacttgttagaacgtgacaggcatggtgacaaacgataaaaatgccacCGTGCTACTAAGGGCTGATGGTTACcttagtacctactacctacctaacctaacatCTTAGTAGGTTCTAGTTTAGAAAAGATACGGAGTAAGCTTctgtatttacatatatttatttatcaaacaaCATGGCTCATAACTCATAAAGCTATGAAAAAAACACACATAAGATAAAAGTACCTagacaataataatatactcatCCCAGATATGAAAAGCTTTCATCACTGCGATCCCTATCCACTTTACATTCCTCATGACTTAATGCTAACTTGCGTTTGATGTCTAAATAACCTTTATACCATGTTTACGCATAATTAAATCGCTTTTCGTAAACATGGTATTCGAATACGTTTAAAGATAAAATCCGTCAACGAGTAAGTCACCCGTGCAAGATAGGATTCCACGGGTTACGTGATACTCGTTTAAAGTCTAAAAGCAA from Cydia amplana chromosome 19, ilCydAmpl1.1, whole genome shotgun sequence harbors:
- the LOC134656883 gene encoding uncharacterized protein LOC134656883 isoform X1, translating into MGSLPDLTERSRPASVRTAARTVSDPHRHHAIKQIPVSTIYKKEWLWKKPKSSARAPAIPTSSRRRDSVASSVGAASVRRLIARQPPKIPKPVVQRFSLLCVASGLCATALLPFTAFAGAEAGAMPLAIMHTVAALVAPFSPLILQKTGTRVVITVAHVLVCILLTAHIAATPLSVLLPLYGACGFALSPMSLALCASATTLAQAAGDECRRKIALRRALRALRAAQDLGLVCGSLLLGGALLIWPEDMSPALFTAVPTNATVPGWPPPDDSYFPDEEYEEQTCGAAGCPDVQSLSGTTLTSDGRRALVAVWALLALVAIGLGVYGATSAPAPPPDARSIVRDPRALLSFPMGLFIGLQQGFIYTSYIKWYGVCVGGWTCAWRALCGAGCLQALAAATLSMAAARGRRGALAAGGAAAHASLMLALLRWRAARTDLALPAVAAAAWGACAALWDVLQSGICIGGPGWRGPWSLTLAARHAGLALACAARQLLCARFQIVALASALVAALVSQVALELRLRPSEAQRHRS
- the LOC134656883 gene encoding uncharacterized protein LOC134656883 isoform X2, with product MGSLPDLTERSRPASVRTAARTVSDPHRHHAIKQIPVSTIYKKEWLWKKPKSSARAPAIPTSSRRRDSVASSVGAASVRRLIARQPPKIPKPVVQRFSLLCVASGLCATALLPFTAFAGAEAGAMPLAIMHTVAALVAPFSPLILQKTGTRVVITVAHVLVCILLTAHIAATPLSVLLPLYGACGFALSPMSLALCASATTLAQAAGDECRRKIALRRALRALRAAQDLGLVCGSLLLGGALLIWPEDMSPALFTAVPTNATVPGWPPPDDSYFPDEEYEEQTCGAAGCPDVQSLSGTTLTSDGRRALVAVWALLALVAIGLGVYGATSAPAPPPDARSIVRDPRALLSFPMGLFIGLQQGFIYTSYIKWYGVCVGGWTCAWRALCGAGCLQALAAATLSMAAARGRRGALAAGGAAAHASLMLALLRWRAARTDLALPAVAAAAWGACAALWDVLQSGICIGGPGWRGPWSLTLAARHAGLALACAARQLLCARFQIVALASALVAALVSQVALELRLRPSEAQRHR